A window from Myxococcus fulvus encodes these proteins:
- a CDS encoding LysR family transcriptional regulator, with the protein MDLNQLTLFVAVAEGASFSSAAKKLGLPKSSVSRGIARLESSLGVQLIHRTTRRVSLSTAGQALYERVSPMLLALRKSVGELPELEEEPSGVLRLTSVVDWGTTVLAEVITRFVARYPAVKVDLHLDNRVVDLVAEGFDAALRLAIAPLKDSSLRARRLGVLSLRLYASPAYLARRGTPRHPRELSSHTWVSFRSPKPFRLVGPGETLLMPQDGAIVCDDMFFMREALRQGAGVGFLPTMLAEQEVAEGRLVALLPKWSMPAGSVWFVSTAERHMPRKVAAFRDFLLETLKQRSFPM; encoded by the coding sequence ATGGACCTGAACCAGCTCACCCTCTTCGTCGCCGTCGCCGAGGGCGCCAGCTTCTCCAGCGCGGCGAAGAAGCTGGGTCTGCCGAAGTCATCGGTGAGCCGTGGCATCGCCCGCCTGGAGTCCTCGCTCGGTGTGCAGCTCATCCACCGCACCACGCGCCGGGTGTCACTCAGCACCGCGGGACAAGCGCTCTACGAGCGGGTGTCACCGATGCTGCTCGCGCTGCGCAAGTCCGTGGGAGAGCTGCCGGAGTTGGAGGAGGAGCCGTCAGGCGTGTTGCGACTGACGTCGGTGGTGGACTGGGGGACCACGGTGCTCGCGGAGGTCATCACCCGCTTCGTGGCGCGCTACCCCGCCGTGAAGGTGGACCTGCACCTGGACAATCGCGTCGTGGACCTGGTGGCCGAGGGCTTCGATGCCGCGCTGCGACTGGCCATCGCCCCGTTGAAGGACTCCTCGCTGCGAGCCCGCCGCCTCGGGGTGCTCTCGCTGCGGCTCTATGCCTCGCCGGCGTATCTCGCGCGCCGGGGCACGCCGCGCCATCCTCGCGAGCTCTCCAGCCACACCTGGGTGTCCTTCCGTTCCCCCAAGCCCTTCCGGCTCGTGGGGCCCGGCGAGACACTCCTCATGCCGCAGGATGGCGCCATCGTCTGCGACGACATGTTCTTCATGCGGGAGGCGCTTCGTCAGGGCGCGGGCGTCGGCTTCCTGCCGACGATGCTCGCGGAGCAGGAGGTCGCGGAGGGGCGACTCGTCGCGCTGCTGCCGAAGTGGAGCATGCCCGCCGGCAGCGTGTGGTTCGTCTCCACCGCGGAGCGGCACATGCCTCGCAAGGTCGCCGCCTTCCGCGACTTCCTCCTCGAGACGCTGAAGCAGCGCTCCTTCCCGATGTGA